The following proteins come from a genomic window of Brevibacillus antibioticus:
- a CDS encoding nucleotidyltransferase-like protein, which translates to MILRQTYLKNLQQRLDVQSVLVLNDSDMLVPFREGIFYFVVVNEPQADGKIRRMLFQEQVIIEQQISTWQLEKGAICGLDERLAEMLRRAEIVWDKEHYMKQMKLRLASLPSSLQKKHICKEYSQILRFFHETKEFLQQGMMLDAHHSAIQTIHYLARLIVYEAGDHPQPALWTQVKQIDPSIYKLYEELSFNAEALEKRIELLVLAIEFWIASRTKESIRYLVELMETKSGPWRLEELMNHPMIQEAEIEIPLVIDKMLQRLLIQEIVCKEGENGDRETGFILMG; encoded by the coding sequence ATGATTTTAAGGCAGACGTATCTGAAAAATCTCCAGCAGCGTTTGGATGTGCAATCGGTGCTTGTTTTGAATGATTCGGATATGCTAGTCCCCTTTCGCGAGGGAATCTTTTATTTCGTCGTAGTAAATGAGCCCCAAGCTGATGGTAAAATCCGTCGCATGCTGTTTCAGGAACAAGTGATCATCGAGCAGCAAATCAGTACGTGGCAACTGGAGAAGGGAGCCATTTGCGGTTTAGATGAACGACTTGCCGAGATGCTTCGAAGGGCAGAAATCGTTTGGGACAAAGAGCATTATATGAAACAAATGAAGCTGCGCCTGGCTAGTTTGCCATCTTCTCTCCAGAAAAAACATATCTGTAAGGAGTATTCCCAAATCCTTCGTTTTTTTCACGAGACAAAAGAGTTTTTGCAGCAAGGTATGATGCTGGATGCGCATCACTCTGCCATTCAAACGATTCACTATTTGGCTCGTCTCATTGTATATGAAGCGGGAGATCATCCTCAGCCAGCATTATGGACGCAAGTCAAACAGATTGATCCTTCTATTTATAAGTTGTATGAGGAGCTATCTTTTAATGCAGAAGCGTTGGAGAAGCGAATTGAACTACTTGTGCTGGCAATTGAATTTTGGATCGCATCCAGAACAAAGGAATCTATTCGATACCTGGTTGAACTCATGGAAACGAAATCAGGGCCTTGGCGTTTGGAAGAGCTAATGAATCATCCGATGATTCAAGAGGCAGAAATCGAGATTCCTCTCGTGATAGATAAGATGCTTCAGCGCTTGTTAATCCAAGAGATCGTATGTAAAGAGGGGGAAAATGGCGACAGAGAAACAGGTTTTATTTTAATGGGATAA
- a CDS encoding YgzB family protein, with the protein MKNTERLSKIKRMRTWGNWSMVIGILLMYTGYAFFAGYLDFIPLLGSLLKGSYIFMTLLLIIGFILTMGSTVLFMISGMVSTSAPQVQCPSCQKVTKMLGKEDACMFCGQPLRLEDGHPQQNQT; encoded by the coding sequence ATGAAAAATACAGAACGCCTGAGCAAGATCAAACGCATGCGCACTTGGGGCAACTGGAGCATGGTAATCGGCATTTTGCTGATGTATACAGGGTACGCATTTTTTGCAGGTTATTTGGACTTTATTCCTTTACTTGGAAGCCTCTTGAAAGGCTCTTACATTTTTATGACGCTGCTTTTGATCATCGGGTTCATTCTGACAATGGGCAGTACAGTCTTGTTTATGATTTCCGGGATGGTCTCCACTTCAGCTCCACAGGTGCAATGCCCTTCATGCCAAAAAGTCACGAAGATGTTGGGTAAAGAAGACGCCTGTATGTTTTGTGGACAACCTTTACGCCTAGAAGACGGACATCCTCAGCAAAACCAGACATAA